From Salinirubellus salinus, the proteins below share one genomic window:
- a CDS encoding dienelactone hydrolase family protein: MGAFKRVGGEPPTVSETVLVPGARDVRATVDSPDADACVVACPPHPQMGGTRTDRRLRAVADALAPGVACLRFDYGPWTEGHGEVTDCRNALAWAREAYGDESGERVGLFGYSFGAGVALVAAARESADGTCPAAVSVLAPPDRLNDLDAVGAVPDIACDLQVLYGERDTTVDSGPVVEAAHEHGAEVTALPADHHFVGQDRKVGEAAAAFLRDRL, from the coding sequence ATGGGGGCGTTCAAGCGGGTGGGGGGCGAACCGCCGACCGTGTCCGAGACCGTCCTCGTCCCCGGCGCCCGCGACGTGCGGGCCACGGTTGACTCGCCCGACGCCGACGCCTGCGTCGTCGCCTGCCCGCCACACCCGCAGATGGGCGGCACGCGTACCGACCGCCGACTCCGTGCCGTCGCCGATGCCCTCGCACCCGGCGTGGCCTGTCTCCGCTTCGACTACGGCCCGTGGACGGAGGGCCACGGGGAGGTGACCGACTGCCGGAACGCACTCGCGTGGGCGCGGGAGGCGTACGGCGATGAGAGCGGCGAGCGGGTGGGGCTGTTCGGCTACTCGTTCGGTGCCGGCGTGGCGCTGGTCGCCGCGGCCCGTGAGTCCGCCGACGGGACGTGCCCGGCGGCCGTCTCCGTCCTCGCCCCGCCGGACCGACTGAACGACCTCGACGCAGTGGGGGCTGTCCCCGATATCGCGTGCGACCTGCAGGTGCTGTACGGCGAGCGCGACACGACGGTCGATTCGGGGCCGGTCGTCGAGGCGGCCCACGAGCACGGTGCCGAGGTGACGGCGCTCCCGGCGGACCACCACTTCGTCGGCCAGGACCGGAAGGTGGGCGAGGCCGCCGCGGCGTTCCTCCGCGACCGGCTCTGA
- a CDS encoding CTP synthase, whose protein sequence is MPTEGVAEYDPTLGNKFVFVTGGVMSGLGKGITAASTGRLLANAGFDVTAVKIDPYLNVDAGTMNPYQHGEVYVLKDGGEVDLDLGNYERFLDVDMTFDHNVTTGKVYKEVIENERAGDYLGKTVQIIPHITDDIKRRIREAAEGSDVCLIEVGGTVGDIEGMPYLEALRQFAHEEDEEDILFVHVTLVPYSKNGEQKTKPTQHSVKELRSIGLQPDVLVGRSEDRLDPETREKIALFCDVPTDAVFSNPDVEDIYHVPLMVEEEGLDEYVMERLNLAADALPHSERDNRWRDIVTQEQTGEVDVALVGKYALEDAYMSIHEALKHAGFERNVNVNVLWVDADEMNAAHEDRLERAEAIVVPGGFGARGTDGKVDAINYAREHSVPFLGLCLGFQMAVIEYARNVLGLEGANSAEMDPDTPHPVIDILPEQYEVEDMGGTMRLGAHETDISPGTIAHSLYGADSCTERHRHRYEVNPEYIERLEDAGLVFSGKANNRMEILELPADEHPYFVGTQFHPEFRSRPGRASPPFVGLLDAAMTEQREAAADEEVTL, encoded by the coding sequence ATGCCGACAGAGGGTGTCGCGGAGTACGACCCGACACTGGGGAACAAGTTCGTTTTCGTCACCGGCGGCGTCATGTCGGGCCTGGGAAAGGGCATCACGGCCGCGAGCACCGGCCGGCTGCTCGCCAACGCAGGCTTCGACGTGACCGCCGTCAAGATCGACCCGTACCTGAACGTGGACGCCGGGACCATGAACCCGTACCAGCACGGTGAGGTCTACGTGCTGAAAGACGGGGGCGAGGTCGACCTCGACCTCGGGAACTACGAACGGTTCCTCGATGTGGACATGACGTTCGACCACAACGTCACCACCGGGAAGGTCTACAAGGAGGTCATCGAGAACGAACGGGCCGGTGACTATCTCGGGAAGACCGTCCAGATCATCCCGCACATCACCGACGACATCAAGCGGCGCATCCGGGAGGCCGCCGAGGGTTCCGACGTCTGTCTCATCGAGGTCGGCGGCACCGTGGGCGACATCGAGGGGATGCCGTACCTCGAGGCACTGCGCCAGTTCGCCCACGAGGAAGACGAGGAGGACATCCTGTTCGTCCACGTCACGCTCGTCCCGTACTCGAAGAACGGTGAACAGAAGACCAAGCCGACCCAGCACTCCGTGAAGGAACTTCGCTCCATCGGCCTCCAGCCGGACGTCCTCGTCGGCCGTTCGGAGGACCGCCTCGACCCCGAGACGCGAGAGAAGATCGCCCTGTTCTGCGACGTGCCGACCGACGCCGTGTTCTCGAACCCGGACGTCGAGGACATCTACCACGTCCCGCTGATGGTCGAGGAGGAGGGCCTCGACGAGTACGTGATGGAGCGGCTGAACCTCGCCGCCGACGCGCTGCCCCACAGCGAGCGGGACAACCGCTGGCGGGACATCGTCACGCAGGAACAGACCGGCGAGGTGGACGTGGCACTCGTCGGGAAGTACGCGCTGGAGGACGCCTACATGTCCATCCACGAGGCGCTGAAACACGCCGGCTTCGAGCGCAACGTCAACGTGAACGTCCTCTGGGTCGACGCCGACGAGATGAACGCGGCCCACGAGGACCGACTCGAGCGCGCCGAGGCCATCGTCGTCCCCGGCGGGTTCGGGGCCCGCGGCACCGACGGGAAGGTAGATGCCATCAACTACGCCCGCGAGCACAGCGTCCCCTTCCTCGGACTCTGTCTCGGCTTCCAGATGGCCGTCATCGAGTACGCCCGGAACGTCCTCGGACTGGAGGGGGCGAACAGCGCCGAGATGGACCCGGACACACCCCACCCGGTCATCGACATCCTCCCCGAACAGTACGAGGTGGAGGACATGGGTGGGACGATGCGTCTGGGTGCCCACGAGACGGACATCTCGCCGGGTACCATCGCCCACTCGCTCTACGGTGCCGACTCCTGCACGGAGCGACACCGCCACCGCTACGAGGTGAATCCGGAGTACATCGAGCGACTGGAGGACGCCGGCCTCGTCTTCTCCGGGAAGGCGAACAACCGGATGGAGATACTGGAACTCCCGGCCGACGAGCACCCGTACTTCGTCGGGACGCAGTTCCACCCCGAGTTCCGCTCGCGGCCGGGCCGCGCGAGTCCGCCGTTCGTCGGCCTGCTCGACGCCGCCATGACCGAACAACGTGAGGCTGCCGCGGACGAGGAGGTGACGCTCTGA
- the guaA gene encoding glutamine-hydrolyzing GMP synthase, with product MVDAEAFVEEKVTEIREAVGDGHAIIALSGGVDSSTAAALAYEALGEELTPVYVDTGLMRKGETEEIRETFDYMESLRIVDARERFLDELAGITDPEEKRHAIGEQFIREFETVAREEDADYLVQGTIYPDRIESEGTIKSHHNVGGLPEVVDFEGIVEPMRDLYKDEVREVARHLGLESVISERMPFPGPGLAVRIVGEVTEEKVEVVREATHVVEDELEEHDPWQAFAAVLGKATGVKGDNRVHGWVVAVRSVESRDGMTARAQELPWDVLQRIQSRITGTSENVSRVVYDVTHKPPATIEYE from the coding sequence ATGGTCGACGCCGAGGCGTTCGTCGAGGAGAAGGTCACCGAGATACGCGAGGCCGTCGGCGACGGACACGCCATCATCGCGCTCTCCGGCGGGGTGGACTCGTCCACCGCCGCCGCGCTCGCCTACGAGGCGCTCGGCGAGGAACTCACACCCGTCTACGTCGACACCGGCCTGATGCGCAAGGGCGAGACCGAGGAGATCCGCGAGACGTTCGACTACATGGAGTCGCTCCGCATCGTCGACGCGCGCGAACGGTTCCTCGACGAACTCGCCGGGATCACCGACCCCGAGGAGAAGCGTCACGCCATCGGCGAGCAGTTCATCCGCGAGTTCGAGACGGTCGCCCGCGAGGAGGACGCGGACTACCTCGTCCAGGGGACCATCTACCCGGACCGCATCGAGAGCGAGGGGACCATCAAGTCCCACCACAACGTCGGCGGCCTCCCGGAGGTCGTGGACTTCGAGGGTATCGTCGAGCCGATGCGCGACCTCTACAAGGACGAGGTGCGCGAGGTGGCCCGCCACCTCGGCCTCGAGTCCGTCATCTCCGAGCGGATGCCGTTCCCCGGTCCCGGCCTCGCGGTGCGTATCGTGGGCGAGGTGACCGAGGAGAAGGTCGAGGTCGTCCGCGAGGCGACCCACGTCGTCGAGGACGAACTCGAGGAACACGACCCGTGGCAGGCGTTCGCCGCGGTCCTCGGGAAGGCGACGGGCGTGAAGGGTGACAACCGGGTCCACGGCTGGGTCGTCGCCGTCCGTTCGGTCGAGTCGCGCGACGGGATGACCGCCCGGGCACAGGAACTCCCGTGGGACGTCCTCCAGCGCATCCAGTCACGCATCACCGGCACGAGCGAGAACGTCTCGCGTGTCGTCTACGACGTGACCCACAAACCGCCCGCGACCATCGAGTACGAATGA
- a CDS encoding DUF7126 family protein: MTMAVVAGPDEDGLGDALEVGGATVNRAGGTAARPQLEEAGIVDADLFVLTDARLATSIPVAKDLNPDVRVVVYARDTVPEFARGQAGHIVDPRLLDAETVAEELL, encoded by the coding sequence ATGACCATGGCAGTAGTTGCCGGTCCGGACGAGGACGGTCTGGGGGACGCACTCGAAGTCGGCGGGGCGACGGTGAACCGCGCGGGGGGGACGGCGGCACGCCCGCAACTCGAGGAGGCCGGCATCGTCGACGCGGACCTGTTCGTGTTGACGGACGCGCGCCTCGCCACCTCGATCCCGGTGGCGAAAGACCTCAACCCGGACGTCAGGGTGGTGGTCTACGCCCGGGACACGGTGCCCGAGTTCGCTCGGGGGCAGGCGGGCCACATCGTCGACCCGCGGTTGCTGGACGCGGAGACGGTGGCCGAGGAGTTGCTCTAA
- a CDS encoding fasciclin domain-containing protein produces MQSRRTFLQTVGVVGAVGTLGVGVTAARPPRDGDTIVDVAIAANTEGPFAGELDTLIAAVLAAELDGPLSGNRQLTVFAPTDDTFAAVGLTVDQDGVLQVAPATADLLADAGLTLADVLLYHVLPGRRKAQSILPVSGVPTLFGARVEVDGTTLNDGQASIIATDIPASNGIVHVIEGDSVLLP; encoded by the coding sequence GTGCAATCACGACGTACGTTCTTGCAGACTGTCGGTGTTGTGGGCGCAGTTGGTACCCTCGGTGTGGGTGTCACGGCAGCACGACCGCCGCGCGATGGTGACACCATCGTCGACGTGGCCATCGCAGCGAACACGGAGGGTCCGTTCGCCGGCGAGCTCGACACGCTCATCGCGGCCGTACTCGCGGCCGAACTGGACGGCCCCCTGAGTGGGAACCGCCAGCTGACGGTCTTCGCGCCGACGGACGACACCTTCGCTGCGGTGGGGCTCACGGTCGACCAGGACGGTGTTCTCCAGGTGGCCCCGGCGACAGCGGATCTGCTCGCCGACGCGGGGCTCACGCTCGCGGACGTCCTCCTCTACCACGTGCTCCCCGGCCGACGTAAGGCACAGTCCATCCTGCCGGTGTCGGGCGTGCCGACGCTGTTCGGGGCTCGTGTCGAGGTGGACGGAACGACCCTCAACGACGGGCAGGCGAGCATCATCGCCACCGACATCCCAGCCTCGAACGGTATCGTCCACGTCATCGAGGGCGACAGCGTCCTCCTGCCGTAA
- a CDS encoding MBL fold metallo-hydrolase — translation MITELGDGVWQIPCGAGPSRWTRVNAYLVDDDGDLTLVDTGTPRDGGRIRAAIRETGHEVADLERILVTHYDVDHVGGLASLLESSGATCYVGAGDAGFLMGREKPPAFHHKGLFQRLLGPVTTQPNADPELVADEAEIGSFTAYHTPGHTPGHTAYVSEVRNVAFVGDLVMENHGELSPSPWALSYDTEAVTESIHELAEREPAVEILAMGHGTPFVRAGAVRLAELGERIEE, via the coding sequence ATGATTACGGAACTCGGTGACGGTGTCTGGCAGATACCCTGTGGTGCCGGCCCGAGCCGGTGGACCAGGGTGAACGCCTACCTCGTCGACGACGACGGTGACCTGACGCTCGTCGACACGGGCACGCCGCGCGACGGCGGCCGCATCCGCGCGGCGATCCGGGAGACGGGGCACGAGGTCGCCGACCTCGAACGCATCCTCGTGACCCACTACGACGTCGACCACGTCGGGGGACTGGCCAGCCTGCTCGAGAGTTCCGGGGCCACCTGCTACGTCGGTGCCGGCGACGCCGGGTTCCTGATGGGCCGCGAGAAACCGCCCGCGTTCCACCACAAGGGGCTGTTCCAGCGGCTCCTCGGCCCGGTGACGACACAGCCGAACGCCGACCCCGAACTCGTCGCCGACGAGGCCGAGATCGGGTCGTTCACCGCCTACCACACCCCCGGTCACACGCCGGGGCACACCGCGTACGTCTCCGAGGTCCGGAACGTCGCGTTCGTCGGGGACCTCGTCATGGAGAACCACGGCGAGCTCTCGCCGTCGCCGTGGGCGCTCTCGTACGACACGGAGGCCGTCACCGAGAGCATCCACGAACTGGCCGAGCGCGAACCCGCCGTCGAGATACTGGCCATGGGCCACGGGACCCCGTTCGTCCGTGCAGGGGCCGTTCGGCTGGCGGAGTTGGGAGAGAGAATCGAGGAGTAG
- a CDS encoding aldo/keto reductase has translation MTGIPDVTVQGVDVPALGLGTWRLTSESCERAVREALELGYRHLDTAQAYGNEREVGDALAASEVDREDVFLTTKLGNGNRDHDAVRRSTEESLAKLGTSYVDLLLIHNPMQRVPVAETLRAMDTLVDDGKVRHIGVSNFDVDRLHAAREAADHELLTNQVQFNPYWDQRELLDYCEIHDLLLTAYSPLGHGGVLDDDVLAEVGDRYGKSAAQVAIRWCLQHPNVSVIPKATSRTHIAANRDVFDFELTDDEMERIRRPSKVRALTGAVRSRLGV, from the coding sequence ATGACCGGCATCCCCGACGTGACCGTACAGGGCGTCGACGTCCCGGCGCTCGGCCTCGGAACGTGGCGGCTCACGAGCGAGTCCTGCGAGCGCGCGGTGCGCGAGGCCCTCGAACTCGGGTACCGACACCTCGACACCGCGCAGGCCTACGGCAACGAACGCGAGGTCGGCGACGCGCTCGCGGCGAGCGAGGTCGACCGCGAGGACGTGTTCCTCACCACGAAGCTCGGCAACGGCAACCGCGACCACGACGCGGTGCGCCGCTCGACGGAGGAGTCGCTGGCGAAACTCGGCACCTCCTACGTCGACCTCCTGTTGATACACAACCCGATGCAGCGGGTGCCCGTGGCCGAGACGCTCCGAGCGATGGACACGCTCGTCGACGACGGGAAGGTTCGCCACATCGGCGTCTCGAACTTCGACGTGGACCGCCTCCACGCCGCCCGCGAGGCCGCCGACCACGAGCTCCTGACGAACCAGGTGCAGTTCAACCCCTACTGGGACCAGCGTGAACTCCTCGACTACTGCGAGATACACGACCTGCTGCTGACGGCCTACTCGCCGCTCGGCCACGGCGGCGTGCTCGACGACGACGTCCTCGCCGAGGTGGGCGACCGCTACGGGAAGTCCGCCGCGCAGGTGGCCATCCGCTGGTGTCTCCAGCACCCCAACGTCAGCGTCATCCCGAAGGCCACCTCCCGGACGCACATCGCCGCCAACCGCGACGTGTTCGACTTCGAGTTGACGGACGACGAGATGGAGCGCATCCGACGACCCTCGAAGGTCCGTGCGCTGACGGGCGCCGTCCGGTCGCGGTTGGGCGTCTGA
- a CDS encoding DUF2150 family protein — protein sequence MSESGAYYTEERWNNWLDRLREEDVDPEDEDAARLFFNLMDDAAIAVAKVLTELEEGELDAEAAQSELERIREIVMTEVEFDDEEKLVFVDTIQTSLLSVFYAAEEYVAAGPAEEGTPEEYVEAAADAEAEEDVDAALMYCVQAGTLIIDGEEFDTRLAEEIEYGYVANFVDGLTSLQEALADPELVEEED from the coding sequence ATGAGCGAATCCGGGGCGTACTACACCGAGGAACGCTGGAACAACTGGCTCGACAGGCTCCGCGAGGAGGACGTCGACCCGGAGGACGAGGACGCCGCGCGACTGTTCTTCAACCTGATGGACGACGCGGCCATCGCGGTAGCGAAGGTGCTGACCGAGCTCGAGGAGGGTGAACTCGACGCCGAGGCCGCCCAGTCGGAACTCGAGCGTATCCGCGAGATCGTGATGACCGAGGTCGAGTTCGACGACGAGGAGAAACTCGTCTTCGTCGACACGATCCAGACGTCGCTCCTCTCCGTGTTCTACGCCGCCGAGGAGTACGTCGCCGCCGGCCCCGCCGAGGAGGGGACACCGGAGGAGTACGTCGAAGCCGCCGCCGACGCCGAGGCCGAGGAGGACGTCGACGCCGCGCTGATGTACTGCGTACAGGCCGGTACCCTCATCATCGACGGCGAGGAGTTCGACACCCGGCTGGCCGAGGAGATAGAGTACGGGTACGTCGCGAACTTCGTCGACGGGCTGACCTCCCTGCAGGAGGCGCTCGCCGACCCCGAACTCGTCGAAGAGGAGGACTGA
- the hmgB gene encoding hydroxymethylglutaryl-CoA synthase, producing the protein MTDVGIDAIEIHAGKLKLDLPGTFAPAKGEDPEKYTKGLGLHASSLPDVYEDIVTMGANAARKLMDRKGLEPADIGRIDVATESAFDNSKPVSTYIAGCLEQVYEGDFRHANKGERKFACVAGTQAIDDAYNWIRAGRNRGRAALVVATDTALYARGDAGEATQGAGAVAMLIDEDPSLVSLSTEQGYGSMDETDFLKPNQQFPSVDGKRSVQVYLARMREALTDYESVATDTHPDDFVMVPFHTPFPGMVRKAALLGYRHMIRDTEIEEALADEIGRQPRPEAFEDDESYLDAIAEYTDKLKGTDRYREWYARSIDPTLELARHVGNWYTGSVHVARASGLKHALENDLDITGKQLLVASYGSGAQAEVHSETVQPDWEEEIAGLDIDDQLAARRDITFEEYETVHDVHNHDEETDVDPFTSPEAEFVFDGWGRMGERQYRYVE; encoded by the coding sequence ATGACAGACGTCGGAATCGACGCCATCGAGATACACGCGGGGAAACTCAAACTCGACCTGCCGGGGACGTTCGCGCCGGCGAAGGGCGAGGACCCGGAGAAGTACACGAAGGGGCTGGGGCTCCACGCCTCGTCGCTCCCGGACGTCTACGAGGACATCGTGACGATGGGTGCCAACGCGGCGAGGAAACTGATGGACCGCAAGGGCCTGGAGCCGGCGGACATCGGCCGCATCGACGTGGCGACCGAGAGTGCGTTCGACAACTCCAAACCCGTCTCGACGTACATCGCGGGCTGTCTGGAACAGGTGTACGAGGGTGACTTCCGGCACGCGAACAAGGGCGAGCGGAAGTTCGCCTGCGTCGCGGGGACGCAGGCCATCGACGACGCGTACAACTGGATTCGCGCGGGGCGCAACCGTGGCCGCGCGGCGCTCGTCGTCGCCACCGACACCGCCCTGTACGCCCGCGGCGACGCCGGCGAGGCCACGCAGGGTGCCGGTGCGGTGGCGATGCTCATCGACGAGGACCCGAGTCTGGTCTCGCTCTCGACCGAGCAGGGCTACGGGAGTATGGACGAGACGGACTTCCTCAAGCCGAACCAGCAGTTCCCGAGCGTCGACGGCAAGCGCTCGGTGCAGGTGTACCTCGCCCGCATGCGCGAGGCGCTGACCGACTACGAGAGCGTGGCGACGGACACCCACCCGGACGACTTCGTGATGGTGCCGTTCCACACCCCGTTCCCCGGTATGGTCCGGAAGGCCGCGTTGCTCGGGTACCGACACATGATCCGTGACACGGAGATCGAGGAGGCGCTCGCGGACGAGATCGGGCGTCAACCCCGCCCCGAGGCGTTCGAGGACGACGAGTCGTACCTCGACGCCATCGCCGAGTACACGGACAAACTGAAGGGGACCGACCGGTACCGTGAGTGGTACGCCCGGTCCATCGACCCGACGCTCGAACTCGCCCGGCACGTCGGGAACTGGTACACCGGGTCGGTCCACGTCGCCCGCGCCTCCGGCCTGAAACACGCGCTGGAGAACGACCTCGACATCACCGGGAAGCAGCTCCTCGTCGCCTCCTACGGCTCGGGTGCGCAGGCGGAGGTCCACTCCGAGACGGTCCAGCCCGACTGGGAGGAGGAGATCGCCGGTCTCGACATCGACGACCAGCTCGCGGCACGCCGCGACATCACGTTCGAGGAGTACGAGACGGTCCACGACGTGCACAACCACGACGAGGAGACGGACGTCGACCCGTTCACCTCGCCCGAGGCGGAGTTCGTCTTCGACGGCTGGGGCCGCATGGGCGAGCGCCAGTACCGCTACGTGGAGTAA
- a CDS encoding NUDIX hydrolase: MSTDTDLDPATGSEASAETTEHENAAQQVVAVDSEDNEQEVVNRLKAHTGDGIRHRAFTVLVFDRDDNVLLAQRSPDKRLWDTHWDGTVASHPDPGQSQEEATRERLEEELGVTPDQYDDLRITDKFEYKRYYLDEGLEWEVCAVLKCTLSDRTLDPDPAEVGGWMWVPYEHLWNNQRLYRQLRLCPWFEMAMRRDLTE; encoded by the coding sequence ATGAGCACGGACACGGACCTCGACCCGGCGACGGGTAGCGAGGCGTCGGCGGAGACGACGGAGCACGAGAACGCGGCGCAGCAGGTGGTCGCCGTCGACTCCGAGGACAACGAGCAGGAGGTCGTGAACCGCCTCAAGGCGCACACCGGTGACGGCATCCGCCACCGCGCCTTCACGGTCCTCGTCTTCGACCGTGACGACAACGTCCTCCTGGCTCAGCGCTCGCCTGACAAGCGGCTCTGGGACACCCACTGGGACGGCACCGTCGCCTCCCACCCCGACCCCGGACAGAGCCAGGAGGAGGCGACCCGAGAGCGACTCGAGGAGGAACTCGGTGTCACGCCCGACCAGTACGACGACCTGCGTATCACGGACAAGTTCGAGTACAAGCGCTACTACCTCGACGAGGGGCTCGAGTGGGAGGTCTGTGCGGTGCTGAAGTGTACGCTCTCGGACCGGACGCTCGACCCCGACCCGGCCGAGGTCGGCGGCTGGATGTGGGTTCCCTACGAGCACCTCTGGAACAACCAGCGGCTCTACCGGCAACTCAGACTCTGTCCGTGGTTCGAGATGGCGATGCGGCGCGACCTGACCGAGTAA
- a CDS encoding SDR family NAD(P)-dependent oxidoreductase: protein MTDTDLDPELHETLDGQVALVTGANRGIGAEIARRLVDHGATVYAGTRSGSNETPEGTERVLLDVTQEGEIEDVVDGIFSEVGRLDVLVNNAGVLHSGNDLVAEPTREIDRTLATNLRGPMLTCKHAVPLLLQHEGGRVVNVSSGMGALGEAQSGGTPSYRVSKTGLNGLTAYLDGEYGGEGLIANSVCPGWVRTDMGGENASRSVEAGAETPVWLARFAPGAPSGRFWRDKQALDW from the coding sequence GTGACAGACACGGACCTCGACCCGGAGCTCCACGAGACACTCGACGGACAGGTGGCCCTCGTCACCGGTGCCAACCGCGGTATCGGCGCCGAGATCGCCCGACGACTGGTCGACCACGGCGCGACGGTGTACGCCGGCACGCGCTCAGGGTCGAACGAGACACCCGAGGGGACCGAACGGGTCCTCCTCGACGTGACACAGGAGGGTGAGATCGAGGACGTGGTCGACGGCATCTTCTCCGAGGTCGGCCGGCTCGACGTCCTCGTCAACAACGCCGGTGTGTTACACTCGGGTAACGACCTCGTGGCGGAGCCGACCCGCGAGATAGACCGGACACTCGCGACGAACCTTCGCGGCCCGATGCTGACCTGCAAGCACGCGGTCCCGTTGCTCCTCCAGCACGAGGGCGGCAGGGTCGTGAACGTCTCCTCCGGGATGGGGGCGCTGGGCGAGGCCCAGAGCGGCGGGACGCCGAGCTACCGCGTCTCGAAGACCGGCCTGAACGGCCTCACGGCGTACCTCGACGGCGAGTACGGCGGCGAGGGGCTAATCGCCAACAGCGTCTGTCCGGGGTGGGTCCGGACCGACATGGGCGGGGAGAACGCGAGTCGGAGCGTTGAGGCTGGCGCCGAGACACCGGTGTGGCTGGCCCGGTTCGCCCCCGGCGCTCCGAGCGGGAGGTTCTGGCGGGACAAGCAGGCGCTCGACTGGTAG
- a CDS encoding rubrerythrin-like domain-containing protein: MYYYECTECGTRYLSTVAQGVCSKCDGVVLNIAVRRE; encoded by the coding sequence ATGTACTACTACGAGTGCACCGAGTGTGGCACCCGCTACCTGTCGACCGTCGCGCAGGGGGTCTGCTCCAAGTGTGACGGAGTCGTCCTCAACATCGCCGTCCGTCGCGAGTGA
- a CDS encoding zinc-binding dehydrogenase, protein MKAVYYEEHGDTDVLEYGDLPDPEFGRDEVLVEVKAGGLNHLDVWTRKGMPSPGEFPHIPGSDAAGVVSEVGEDVTRFEPGDHVAVSPATFCGECEFCRDGDTSLCESFALIGEHMGGVHSEFAAVPEENLVPVPEHVDFVTAASAPLVFQTAWRMLVTRAEVDQSDSVLVLGASGGVGHAALQIAVNSGAEVYATGSSEEKLEYAEELGADHVLDYEQEDFADWILSETDGRGVDVVVDHVGQATWGDSIKTAAKGGRIVTCGATSGPMAETNLTRVFWKQLEIYGSTMGTEGEMDDVLAKVWDGTFESRIRAVLPMSETARAHEMLEDREGFGTVVVVPDDEYGEEHEAYNN, encoded by the coding sequence ATGAAGGCCGTCTACTACGAGGAGCACGGCGACACAGACGTACTGGAGTACGGAGACCTGCCGGACCCGGAGTTCGGTCGCGACGAGGTCCTCGTCGAGGTGAAGGCGGGCGGCCTGAACCACCTCGACGTCTGGACGCGCAAGGGGATGCCCTCGCCGGGTGAGTTCCCCCACATCCCGGGGAGCGACGCGGCGGGCGTCGTCAGCGAGGTGGGCGAGGACGTGACCCGGTTCGAACCCGGCGACCACGTCGCCGTCTCGCCGGCCACGTTCTGCGGGGAGTGTGAGTTCTGCCGCGACGGCGATACCTCGCTCTGCGAGTCTTTCGCCCTCATCGGCGAGCACATGGGCGGCGTGCACTCGGAGTTCGCGGCCGTCCCGGAGGAGAACCTCGTCCCCGTCCCGGAACACGTGGACTTCGTGACGGCCGCGAGCGCACCGCTCGTGTTCCAGACGGCGTGGCGGATGCTCGTCACGCGCGCGGAGGTGGACCAGTCCGACTCCGTCCTCGTCCTCGGGGCGTCGGGCGGGGTCGGCCACGCGGCGCTCCAGATCGCTGTCAACAGTGGTGCCGAGGTGTACGCCACCGGCTCCAGCGAGGAGAAACTGGAGTACGCGGAGGAACTCGGCGCGGACCACGTCCTCGACTACGAGCAGGAGGACTTCGCGGACTGGATCCTGAGCGAGACTGACGGGCGTGGCGTGGACGTCGTCGTCGACCACGTCGGGCAGGCGACGTGGGGCGACTCCATCAAGACGGCCGCGAAGGGCGGGCGCATCGTCACCTGCGGTGCCACCTCCGGCCCGATGGCCGAGACGAACCTCACGCGCGTCTTCTGGAAGCAGCTCGAGATCTACGGCTCCACGATGGGCACCGAGGGCGAGATGGACGACGTCCTCGCGAAGGTGTGGGACGGCACGTTCGAGTCGCGCATCCGTGCGGTGCTCCCGATGTCCGAGACGGCTCGCGCCCACGAGATGCTCGAGGACCGCGAGGGCTTCGGGACCGTGGTCGTCGTCCCGGACGACGAGTACGGCGAGGAACACGAAGCGTACAACAACTGA